A genome region from Chloroflexota bacterium includes the following:
- a CDS encoding thiamine pyrophosphate-requiring protein, whose product MEKYEGAEAFVEVLNAHGVENIFFNPGSATVPIQATISKYRAAGKRAPRLILCLDESLTMTAAHGHYMVSGRPQVIMAHCELGTQRVGGALLNAQFGRIPVILWAGLQLPNSPRVNWKQEPYDQGLIVRNSVKWDHQISSNENIHDVLQKAFQIAYTEPCGPVYLAFPPSILTEKIDRVKIPPSAITAVSSTAPADVDSLSKAAEILIEAENPLIVAGYTGRHHQSVSSLVELAETLCAPVITSQTWLNFPHTHPLCAGVEQFRGSRKTNPFADADVLLVIDYDMPYSGTETLPGPEAKIIHIDLDPFTRGRPLWGRGSDIFIEADSREAIPALKKIISQRLTPEKRIQLQERFKQLESKHKKQRDSWHALAMSKADQKPISADWLCHCISEVIDEDAIIASFMISPQAPVTEQILRTKPGTFIGNAGGSVQWALGAAFGAKIAAPDRTVVSVTTDGGFVWSCPVATLWTARAYNAPFLSIILNNQGYNVIRKMVQKGYGENKLTDEMAFEAGVDIKPPPDYALIAQACGAYGRMVEDPADVLPALRDALEQVSLGKPAVLDVRIERE is encoded by the coding sequence ATGGAAAAGTATGAGGGCGCAGAAGCTTTCGTGGAGGTTTTAAATGCGCATGGCGTGGAGAATATCTTCTTTAACCCCGGCTCTGCTACCGTTCCTATTCAAGCAACGATATCCAAATATAGAGCCGCCGGCAAACGTGCCCCGAGGCTGATACTCTGCCTCGACGAATCGCTAACAATGACTGCAGCCCACGGACACTATATGGTTTCAGGGCGGCCACAAGTTATTATGGCACATTGTGAACTGGGTACCCAGCGAGTGGGTGGAGCGCTCCTTAATGCGCAGTTTGGACGAATACCCGTCATTCTATGGGCCGGGTTACAACTTCCCAACTCCCCACGCGTAAACTGGAAGCAAGAGCCTTACGACCAGGGCCTCATAGTGCGTAATTCCGTGAAGTGGGACCATCAGATAAGCAGCAACGAAAATATCCACGATGTCCTCCAGAAAGCCTTCCAGATCGCCTATACCGAGCCCTGCGGGCCGGTCTATCTTGCTTTTCCCCCATCAATTCTTACCGAAAAGATTGACAGGGTGAAAATCCCACCATCAGCCATAACTGCCGTATCCTCAACCGCGCCGGCTGATGTTGACAGCCTCAGTAAGGCAGCTGAGATATTGATTGAGGCGGAAAACCCTCTTATAGTAGCCGGCTACACCGGGAGGCATCATCAATCGGTGTCGTCGCTGGTAGAATTAGCCGAAACCCTATGTGCACCGGTTATTACCAGTCAAACATGGCTGAATTTCCCTCACACGCATCCCCTCTGTGCTGGCGTTGAACAGTTCCGTGGGAGCAGGAAGACAAATCCCTTCGCAGATGCTGATGTTCTTCTGGTCATTGACTATGATATGCCGTACTCAGGGACAGAAACTTTGCCCGGCCCGGAGGCTAAAATCATTCATATCGACCTTGACCCTTTTACACGGGGCCGACCTTTATGGGGCCGGGGTTCTGATATTTTCATTGAGGCTGACTCCAGAGAGGCCATCCCAGCGCTAAAGAAGATAATCAGCCAGAGATTAACCCCTGAAAAGCGCATACAATTGCAGGAGCGCTTTAAGCAGTTAGAAAGTAAACACAAGAAGCAACGGGACAGCTGGCATGCTCTGGCCATGAGCAAAGCCGACCAGAAACCAATCTCTGCAGACTGGCTTTGTCATTGTATATCTGAGGTTATAGACGAGGACGCGATAATAGCGAGTTTTATGATTAGCCCACAGGCGCCGGTGACGGAACAGATCCTCCGCACCAAGCCGGGGACTTTTATAGGCAACGCCGGCGGTTCTGTCCAATGGGCATTGGGAGCGGCATTCGGAGCGAAAATAGCGGCTCCTGATAGAACGGTGGTAAGCGTGACGACGGATGGAGGCTTCGTATGGAGTTGCCCTGTTGCCACTCTCTGGACTGCCCGCGCCTACAACGCTCCGTTTCTATCAATCATCCTGAACAACCAGGGATATAATGTAATCAGGAAGATGGTCCAGAAGGGTTACGGCGAGAATAAGCTCACGGACGAGATGGCATTTGAGGCGGGGGTAGACATTAAGCCACCGCCCGACTATGCTTTAATTGCTCAGGCCTGCGGTGCTTACGGGCGAATGGTGGAAGACCCGGCCGATGTTCTGCCAGCCTTGAGAGACGCCCTTGAACAGGTTAGCCTCGGGAAACCCGCGGTGCTGGATGTCAGGATAGAGAGAGAGTGA
- the dctP gene encoding TRAP transporter substrate-binding protein DctP: protein MTKIKKLLLLAMIVTLLSGLAAACAAPAPAPAPAPAPAPAPTPAPAPAPVPAPAPAPSPSPAPTPAQPPKVYSWIVQQHAGAGSTFNKGWTWFTDDLEVASGGQLDVPLHSGGEIVPSMVELDGINEGVLDMASTCTMYWMDRFGPATNLFTYQIAGLSPTEQFFWMQLEGLDLLSEMAKDYNAVFTGGFITVPEIFINTKDPLNSPDDIKGLKLRTAGDDGKIFTDMGASVVTLSTEETYESMMRGVLDGFQLSSPGYDYSIASYEVIDYVYLGSARQPQEWQPIMVNRDSWEELPESLKKLIIEMGKAAGMNYYQFMTQRDLEVVPLFREKGVTVTFIPDSIADEVVSRAMDLYAEYAAADPFFDKVYTSIENFKKAYRDAWQRM from the coding sequence TTGACTAAGATAAAGAAACTGTTATTGCTCGCGATGATAGTAACCCTTTTAAGCGGCCTGGCAGCAGCCTGTGCTGCGCCAGCCCCAGCCCCAGCACCGGCGCCTGCCCCTGCACCGGCACCGACGCCGGCACCAGCTCCCGCCCCGGTACCAGCGCCAGCACCAGCACCATCTCCATCTCCAGCGCCGACCCCCGCCCAGCCACCCAAAGTATATTCGTGGATTGTCCAGCAGCACGCTGGCGCTGGCTCTACTTTCAACAAGGGGTGGACATGGTTCACGGATGACCTTGAGGTGGCCAGTGGTGGCCAGTTAGATGTCCCACTGCATTCAGGCGGCGAAATTGTCCCGTCAATGGTGGAGCTTGACGGCATCAATGAAGGTGTACTCGACATGGCAAGTACCTGCACCATGTACTGGATGGACCGTTTCGGGCCGGCAACCAACCTGTTCACCTACCAGATAGCTGGCCTTTCACCGACGGAGCAATTTTTCTGGATGCAACTCGAGGGCCTTGACCTGCTGAGCGAGATGGCCAAGGACTACAACGCGGTCTTCACCGGTGGATTCATCACCGTGCCCGAAATTTTCATCAATACCAAGGACCCACTCAATTCGCCCGATGACATCAAGGGACTGAAGCTGCGAACCGCTGGCGATGATGGCAAGATTTTCACCGATATGGGCGCTTCAGTGGTTACGCTCAGCACCGAGGAGACCTACGAATCGATGATGCGCGGTGTGCTTGATGGCTTCCAGCTCAGCTCGCCGGGATATGACTACTCGATAGCCAGCTATGAGGTCATCGACTACGTCTATCTTGGCTCGGCCCGCCAGCCCCAGGAGTGGCAGCCCATCATGGTCAACAGGGATTCCTGGGAGGAGCTTCCGGAGAGTCTAAAGAAGTTAATCATCGAGATGGGCAAGGCAGCGGGCATGAACTACTACCAATTCATGACGCAGAGAGACCTCGAAGTCGTCCCGCTGTTCCGGGAGAAGGGCGTTACCGTAACCTTTATCCCGGACTCGATTGCTGACGAGGTGGTCTCGAGAGCCATGGACCTCTACGCAGAGTATGCGGCTGCGGATCCTTTCTTCGATAAGGTCTACACCTCGATTGAGAACTTCAAGAAAGCCTATCGTGACGCCTGGCAGCGCATGTAG
- a CDS encoding methyltransferase domain-containing protein, with product MTATSKATEVTRKRYNRVAPVYDLMEGFIERSRYSRWRDLLWSRAEGTDILEVGVGTGKNYPYYPEGTEITAVDFSDKMLSRARRKAEVSGIEVRLKQMDVQNLEFEDNTFDTVVASFVFCSVPDPVRGLKEVERVCRPGGKVVLLEHVLSANRISAWLMNIYNPLVVRIVGANINRRTADNVGKSGLKVERITNLAAGIVLLIEARK from the coding sequence ATGACAGCGACAAGCAAAGCTACAGAGGTCACCAGAAAACGGTACAATCGAGTCGCTCCGGTCTATGACCTTATGGAGGGCTTCATCGAGAGGTCTCGCTACAGCAGGTGGCGAGACCTTCTTTGGAGCAGGGCGGAGGGCACCGACATCTTGGAAGTCGGGGTGGGGACCGGCAAGAATTACCCGTATTATCCGGAAGGCACTGAGATAACCGCGGTGGACTTCAGCGATAAGATGCTAAGCCGTGCCAGGAGAAAAGCTGAGGTGTCTGGAATAGAAGTCCGTTTGAAACAAATGGACGTTCAGAACCTTGAATTTGAGGATAACACCTTTGACACAGTAGTTGCGTCGTTCGTTTTCTGCTCTGTCCCTGACCCAGTCAGGGGGCTAAAAGAAGTTGAGAGGGTCTGCAGACCTGGTGGGAAAGTGGTATTGCTGGAGCACGTTTTAAGCGCCAATCGCATTTCGGCTTGGCTTATGAACATTTACAACCCGCTGGTTGTTCGCATTGTGGGAGCAAATATTAACCGTAGAACGGCGGATAATGTCGGTAAGAGTGGCTTGAAGGTAGAACGCATTACAAACCTTGCAGCCGGGATAGTCCTGCTGATTGAAGCGAGAAAATAA
- a CDS encoding YHS domain-containing protein — MAKDPVCGMEVDEKNAAATSEYKGKTYYFCAVGCKKAFDADPEKYLSGDQGHREQE; from the coding sequence ATGGCTAAAGACCCGGTTTGCGGTATGGAGGTTGATGAGAAGAACGCAGCAGCGACCTCTGAGTACAAGGGTAAAACCTACTACTTCTGCGCCGTAGGTTGCAAGAAGGCCTTTGACGCTGACCCCGAGAAATACCTTTCCGGTGACCAAGGTCACAGGGAACAGGAATAA
- a CDS encoding FTR1 family protein, which yields MLSALLITLREGLEAALIIGIILAYLSTTNNRKGFEPVWIGTSLAIVVSLVAGAVIYFSAGRLEGRAEEIFEGIAMWTAAGVLTWMIFWMRKQAINIKGHLHAQIQSALGSGSTLGLLGLAFVAVVREGIETVLFLFAATRVAESAVLSAVGGILGLGIAVAIGYSIYRGTSKLNLRTFFNVTGLLLILFAAGLLAHGIHEFHEAGIIPPAIAHVWDIDHIVPEQSVIGRFLTAIFGYNANPSLVEVLAYIGYLGFTLASYFLPARPRKGGELTASMKQHVHAGAT from the coding sequence ATGCTTAGTGCACTTTTGATAACACTCAGGGAGGGGCTTGAAGCTGCTCTTATCATTGGGATAATACTTGCTTATCTCTCTACCACCAATAACCGTAAGGGTTTCGAACCTGTCTGGATAGGAACGTCGCTGGCGATTGTTGTCAGTTTAGTGGCCGGGGCCGTGATTTATTTCTCCGCTGGGAGACTTGAAGGTAGGGCTGAGGAGATTTTTGAAGGTATTGCCATGTGGACTGCCGCCGGCGTGCTAACCTGGATGATTTTCTGGATGAGGAAGCAGGCCATAAACATTAAGGGACATCTGCATGCCCAGATACAATCTGCGCTTGGTAGTGGTTCGACGCTGGGTCTGCTCGGGCTCGCTTTTGTGGCAGTAGTCAGGGAAGGTATTGAGACGGTACTCTTTCTCTTTGCTGCCACCAGAGTAGCTGAGTCGGCCGTCTTATCAGCCGTCGGAGGTATCCTGGGTTTGGGTATCGCCGTAGCTATCGGCTATAGCATTTACAGGGGAACCTCAAAGCTTAACCTGAGAACTTTTTTCAACGTTACCGGACTGTTGCTGATTCTATTCGCCGCTGGCCTACTTGCCCACGGCATCCATGAGTTCCATGAGGCAGGCATTATCCCGCCTGCTATAGCGCACGTGTGGGACATTGACCACATTGTCCCCGAGCAATCAGTAATCGGCAGGTTCTTAACCGCCATCTTTGGCTACAATGCCAATCCTTCACTGGTGGAAGTGCTTGCCTACATCGGTTATCTAGGCTTTACCTTGGCAAGTTACTTCTTGCCGGCCAGACCAAGGAAAGGAGGTGAACTGACAGCAAGTATGAAGCAGCATGTGCATGCAGGAGCAACGTAA